AGATTCCCACTAGCACAGATAATCCCAAAAACCACAAATCCAAAGCAAGCAAAAAGCAAAGCAAGTATTTTTTTACAAATTATTTTTGCTTGTTTTGTGATTTTGTTTTGTGGATTTGGGTGGTTATTTAGCATTTTGTAGCTCTATGTGCCATTTAAATGAATCGTTGTCAATGCTATAAGAAATGTTTTTGGGGGCGTCTTTTTTTGATAGAGTGTTTGTAGCTGCTAGTAAATCTAGCTCGCTTAAAATGATTTCTAAGTCATTTGGGCTTGGTGCTTTGGTGTGAGGTTTGTTTATCTCTAGTGTGGCGTAAAATGCTTTTTTATCCGTATCGCTATCTGTCTTGTGGGGCTGATTTGGCAAACTCACAAGGGCGGCTAGCAGTAAAAAGTCTGGCACATTTTTTTGTGGATTTTGTTTATTTGGGGCGTTTTTTGGGAGGGTGTTTGGGCTTTGCGCTTTGTATGCTAGATATTCACGCGCAAGCCCCTCATAGTAGCTTAGCACAAGCACTTTGTTTGTGTGCTCTGCGTTTTTATTGGCAGATTCTTTATTTATAGCTTCTTTATATGTGATTTCTTGCAATCGCACATAAGCGTTTATCATTGCGTATTCTAGGCTAGGATTTGCCGAGATTGCGCTTATTTCGGCGTTGTTGTTGTGGGCTATGGCGAGCAGTGCTGGGGTGGAATTTAGCACAGACATAGAAAAGCTGGTGGGGGATAGTAGGTAGCTATCTTGCAGGCTTAGTAGCATACTAAAGCAACGATTTATCTCGCCCAAAGTGGAGCTAAACACGATAGGGATAGAGCCTAGATTCCATTCATTTATTTTTGGCTGAAGTAGGCTAAAAACACATTTGCTAGCATTGCTAAGTCGCCTGCGCTCTAGAGGCGATAGATGAGAGAGGGCAAAATCTGCCTTGTAAGATTGAAGTTGGGCAAAATCTAGTGTATTTTGATTTTGTGATTTTTGTGATGCGATGAGAGAGGGCAAATCGACATTTGGCGAGATGATAGCTGATATATCATTGATAATGAAGTGTAGCTTATTCATTTTACTCCCAAATGTTTTAGAGATTTTGGCTAGGATTATAACATACATTTTTTCATTTTCTATGCTATAATACCCGCTTATGTGCGCTTGCTTGGTGTTTGTAGTGCTAGTTGTGGCATTTAGCCCAAAAATCCAAAATCGCATATAAATTTTGCTAGTCTTTTTAGGATAAACCTACTTGGGATAAGCCTACATAAGCGCACTTCGCGCTTATAATCAAAGACAAAACATAGGGGTAAAAAATGTTTGATTTTCTCTTAGTGCTTGTAACATTTGGCGTATTTGTTGGCATATTTATGTGGAACAACAGCGATAGTCAGCTCAAATGAGATTTTCTAAATATTGCCTAACTTAAAAAATATCTTTTTATGATAGCTTTCACAAATGGCTTTGTAGGCTAGGTAAGCTAAGAATCAATACTTCTAATATTTTTCAAAATAAGCACTCAAGTAGCACATTCGCACAAGATATTTCGCACAAAATCTAAGGACTTAAATGCTACCACACTTCTCCAAAATCCAGCGGTTTATCATTCGGTGGAAATCCCGCTCTTTGGGACCTGATATAGATTCGATTATCACGGTGCTAAGTGTGCTTATCTATATGGGCAAATCTGACAAAAAAGAAGACAATATGGATAAGCAGCTAGGCATAGCAAAGCATATCCTCTATGATAGGCTAAAGCTAGGTGGAATCGCTAGCTTTGTCCTAGAGCGCGTCATCGTGGAGGTGGGGGAGTTTATCGATGATGAGGGTAAATATATCCGCGCACGAGAAAAAGCCTTTGATGAGTTTGTCCAAAATATACAGCTTTATAGCTTTGCCCTAGATATGCTAGAGGGCGAGGAAAACGCCTCAAAACTTGAAATGCTCCGCTCTGTGATACAAAAATCCTATGATGAAACATATAGCCTAAAAA
This genomic stretch from Helicobacter macacae MIT 99-5501 harbors:
- a CDS encoding beta-ketoacyl synthase chain length factor, which encodes MRFWIFGLNATTSTTNTKQAHISGYYSIENEKMYVIILAKISKTFGSKMNKLHFIINDISAIISPNVDLPSLIASQKSQNQNTLDFAQLQSYKADFALSHLSPLERRRLSNASKCVFSLLQPKINEWNLGSIPIVFSSTLGEINRCFSMLLSLQDSYLLSPTSFSMSVLNSTPALLAIAHNNNAEISAISANPSLEYAMINAYVRLQEITYKEAINKESANKNAEHTNKVLVLSYYEGLAREYLAYKAQSPNTLPKNAPNKQNPQKNVPDFLLLAALVSLPNQPHKTDSDTDKKAFYATLEINKPHTKAPSPNDLEIILSELDLLAATNTLSKKDAPKNISYSIDNDSFKWHIELQNAK